Proteins encoded within one genomic window of Sulfurovum sp. XGS-02:
- a CDS encoding site-specific integrase translates to MEATKLTHSFSAKEKHDNHLYDNVESRIADEFDVTHLLQDKTLTKKTIYFDKFPAWARKAVKYYIENEILLRNSTPSSANDLTIHLKGAFAYLQKHYDTNTLAEIHEQHFDSYIKHLEDRVRVEGSMKLKTAYSYTVAFMKFLEFVEDEEISSYPYLSKIEPAKIFPYDKPEKFFDGDSLKKHLANTQKNKDERPLSYSHLVEILECISDYNDVLFTNISIIMAHSGLRATEVLHLETDCLEYVTEEEMRISKNNRIPIDDKEELYWLSNYKTIKGKQKNWTIGTPILVGSEVKNAIDTLVEHSRDLLSKYEPMETKISNNICLLLYQGKTKILTYAGYRSKLKRFVSETGVKPFTAHQFRHTYASMLYDSGVPIEFIRKYLNHIHEDMTDGYIKKNKQKTMEKYESFASAKVFAGGGEKKAYELQNKLKEALEHPEFAAMIIEERLELLEILSDSLDMDIHAMDHGMCLIPKNATCPNNFIEINSCFEQNCQQFATTENSIPHFTRLIEYKEGWIEDFEKTGHWSAAERGRKGLEKNINILEKLKKGEYFVK, encoded by the coding sequence ATGGAGGCAACAAAGCTAACCCATAGTTTTTCGGCAAAAGAAAAACACGACAACCATCTTTACGATAACGTTGAGAGCCGAATAGCCGACGAATTTGATGTGACCCACTTACTGCAAGACAAAACACTCACTAAAAAAACTATATATTTTGACAAATTTCCTGCTTGGGCTCGCAAAGCCGTTAAATACTATATAGAGAATGAAATCCTGCTCAGGAACTCGACACCTTCAAGCGCAAATGATTTAACGATACATCTAAAAGGTGCCTTTGCTTATCTGCAAAAACATTACGACACTAACACTCTCGCAGAAATACATGAGCAGCATTTTGATTCATACATAAAACATTTGGAGGACAGGGTGAGAGTCGAAGGGTCAATGAAGCTCAAAACCGCTTATTCTTACACTGTGGCCTTCATGAAGTTTCTTGAGTTTGTCGAAGATGAAGAAATTTCTAGTTATCCCTATCTTTCAAAGATTGAGCCCGCCAAGATCTTTCCGTATGACAAGCCTGAAAAGTTCTTTGATGGAGACTCCCTCAAGAAGCATTTAGCTAATACACAAAAGAATAAGGATGAGCGCCCGCTAAGCTACTCTCATCTGGTCGAAATACTTGAATGCATTTCGGACTACAACGATGTTTTATTTACAAACATAAGTATCATAATGGCCCACTCAGGACTCCGGGCTACAGAAGTTCTTCATTTGGAGACCGACTGCCTTGAGTATGTCACAGAAGAAGAAATGAGAATTTCAAAAAACAACAGAATCCCCATTGATGACAAAGAAGAACTTTATTGGCTAAGCAACTACAAAACCATCAAAGGCAAACAGAAAAACTGGACCATAGGTACCCCTATTTTAGTTGGAAGCGAAGTAAAAAATGCCATAGATACGCTTGTTGAACATTCAAGGGATTTGCTGTCCAAATATGAGCCTATGGAAACTAAAATTTCAAATAACATCTGCCTTCTTCTCTATCAAGGCAAGACTAAGATATTAACATATGCAGGCTACAGGAGCAAACTAAAGAGGTTTGTATCCGAAACAGGAGTCAAGCCTTTTACTGCTCATCAATTCAGGCACACCTACGCAAGTATGCTGTATGACTCAGGCGTACCAATCGAATTTATACGAAAATACCTAAATCACATACATGAAGACATGACAGACGGATACATCAAGAAAAACAAGCAAAAAACTATGGAAAAGTATGAGTCTTTTGCTTCTGCCAAAGTTTTTGCAGGAGGAGGAGAAAAAAAGGCATACGAACTTCAAAACAAACTAAAAGAGGCGCTAGAGCACCCAGAATTTGCTGCCATGATAATTGAAGAGAGACTTGAACTTTTAGAAATACTATCTGACTCGCTAGACATGGACATTCATGCTATGGATCATGGAATGTGTCTTATTCCCAAAAATGCTACCTGCCCAAATAATTTTATTGAAATAAACTCCTGCTTTGAACAAAACTGTCAGCAGTTTGCTACCACCGAAAACAGCATTCCTCATTTTACAAGATTGATTGAATATAAAGAGGGGTGGATTGAGGACTTTGAAAAAACAGGGCATTGGTCAGCCGCAGAAAGAGGCAGAAAGGGTCTTGAAAAGAACATCAATATACTAGAAAAGCTAAAAAAGGGAGAGTACTTTGTCAAATAA
- a CDS encoding DUF4209 domain-containing protein encodes MSISLQTKDFDEVLWKNVISDVKHKGCQYYFTPFSDALKSAQDEVSIRVFTTLSQISSFHFRPDNISEPYGAMMIMEGSRSAIPDDLSEEQLEVLASLIDSFDIDFKARIADIVWLRKRNFPMALKAIESYIEASYYLLEYDDTWVQAFECVKRAFKLSRSLGKGANEQYEMVIENIQKVLINQGPLEVQYFSLRLMELLRETQVDNFVELAQLSETIASNHEDQGQQNGANSYWLNAAYLHDKVEQYEEAKNCRVKAAECYVKMAEYSSSAMVGANFLQKSIEAYRRIGGHQSRTDELYNQLLMVQEKMASELHRVSTDIDVTELVEHAISSIEGKPFSEAVQNICLLSHPQSINSLRESINKLVKTSPMQFLVSSQILDSEGKTVATYPNMMDPNEKEAAMEAHMMNHTQFQRVVATIGSIEPARKQILLEHNVSISMLMPLLTNNPFVPVGREYIVAKGLISGFNGEWIEATNILIPQFEESIRYVLKQNGEVVSGMDANNLQDVRSLNTTLLNPLMDEIFGKDLSFELKALLINRYGANLRNKVSHGLMHVSEYYTYNTIYFWWIYLRLICWPMVMKRQKNAN; translated from the coding sequence ATGAGTATAAGTTTGCAAACAAAGGATTTTGATGAAGTTTTATGGAAAAATGTGATTTCCGATGTAAAACATAAAGGATGTCAGTATTATTTTACACCCTTTTCTGATGCATTGAAGTCAGCACAAGATGAAGTAAGCATTCGTGTATTTACGACGCTGTCACAAATCTCATCCTTTCACTTTAGACCAGATAATATTAGTGAACCATATGGTGCAATGATGATAATGGAAGGTTCACGCTCTGCAATACCAGATGATTTAAGCGAAGAACAACTAGAAGTACTTGCAAGCCTAATCGATTCATTTGACATTGATTTTAAGGCTCGTATTGCAGATATTGTATGGTTAAGAAAGAGAAATTTCCCAATGGCATTAAAAGCCATAGAGTCATATATAGAAGCTTCGTATTATCTACTGGAATATGATGATACTTGGGTTCAAGCATTTGAATGTGTTAAGCGTGCATTTAAATTGTCCAGAAGTTTAGGAAAAGGTGCCAATGAACAATATGAGATGGTTATTGAAAATATACAAAAAGTTCTTATCAATCAAGGCCCTTTGGAAGTTCAATATTTTTCACTTAGACTAATGGAACTATTGAGGGAGACTCAGGTTGATAATTTTGTCGAGTTAGCTCAACTATCAGAAACAATTGCGAGTAATCATGAAGACCAGGGTCAGCAAAATGGTGCAAATAGTTATTGGCTTAATGCCGCATATTTACATGATAAAGTTGAGCAATATGAAGAAGCGAAAAACTGCAGAGTAAAAGCTGCTGAATGTTATGTAAAAATGGCTGAGTATAGTAGTAGTGCCATGGTTGGAGCAAATTTTTTACAAAAATCTATTGAAGCGTATAGGCGTATCGGTGGCCATCAATCACGAACGGATGAATTATATAACCAACTTCTTATGGTTCAAGAAAAAATGGCATCTGAATTACATAGAGTATCAACCGACATAGATGTTACAGAATTAGTTGAGCATGCGATATCATCTATTGAGGGCAAACCATTTAGTGAAGCCGTTCAAAACATATGTTTACTTTCTCATCCACAAAGTATTAATTCCCTCAGAGAGTCTATAAACAAACTTGTAAAAACATCACCAATGCAATTTTTAGTATCTAGTCAAATTTTAGATTCAGAAGGCAAAACAGTAGCAACTTATCCAAATATGATGGATCCAAATGAAAAAGAAGCTGCGATGGAAGCACATATGATGAATCACACACAGTTTCAAAGAGTTGTGGCCACTATTGGTTCTATTGAGCCTGCAAGAAAGCAGATACTATTAGAACATAATGTTTCAATATCTATGCTGATGCCTTTATTGACAAATAACCCTTTTGTTCCTGTTGGGCGTGAATACATTGTTGCCAAAGGTCTTATCTCTGGATTTAATGGCGAATGGATAGAGGCTACAAATATTTTAATACCTCAATTTGAAGAATCAATTAGATATGTCTTAAAACAAAATGGTGAAGTTGTTTCGGGGATGGATGCCAATAACTTGCAAGATGTTCGTAGTTTAAATACAACGTTGCTCAATCCACTTATGGATGAAATATTTGGAAAAGACCTATCCTTCGAATTAAAGGCATTGCTAATAAATCGTTATGGTGCAAACTTACGCAATAAAGTTTCCCATGGACTGATGCACGTAAGCGAATACTACACTTACAATACGATATACTTTTGGTGGATTTATTTACGATTAATTTGTTGGCCTATGGTGATGAAAAGGCAAAAAAATGCAAATTAA